Proteins encoded together in one Balaenoptera musculus isolate JJ_BM4_2016_0621 chromosome 6, mBalMus1.pri.v3, whole genome shotgun sequence window:
- the LOC118896394 gene encoding LOW QUALITY PROTEIN: 40S ribosomal protein S29-like (The sequence of the model RefSeq protein was modified relative to this genomic sequence to represent the inferred CDS: substituted 2 bases at 2 genomic stop codons), translating into MRRSTAQSQPASGHSWFCKSPAVQHSPHCIPESKIRHHXLYXSHPQKFSQSSNSYCIFSNWHHLIRKYNLNVCHQCFHQSMKDTGFIKLD; encoded by the coding sequence ATGAGACGTAGTACAGCACAGAGTCAGCCAGCCTCTGGACACAGTTGGTTCTGCAAGTCACCAGCTGTGCAACATTCACCTCATTGCATCCCTGAAAGCAAGATACGGCACCACTAGCTCTACTAGAGCCATCCACAAAAATTCAGCCAGAGTTCTAACTCTTACTGCATCTTCTCAAACTGGCACCATCTGATCAGGAAATACAACCTAAATGTGTGCCACCAGTGTTTCCATCAGTCCATGAAGGATACAGGCTTCATCAAGTTGGACTAA